One Deltaproteobacteria bacterium genomic window carries:
- a CDS encoding nucleoside deaminase, which translates to MDPAKYMEIALSEARKGGEVGEVPVGAVVVLDGKVLASAHNEVERLNDVTAHAEILAIRRASSKLSNWRLLDAKLFVTLEPCPMCIGAMLLARIKDLYYGCYDPRQGAAGSVFDLSNILNLPHRINVYPELLAKDSRLLLQEFFAKKRKQQ; encoded by the coding sequence ATGGATCCAGCGAAGTATATGGAGATAGCTCTTTCTGAAGCTCGAAAGGGAGGAGAGGTCGGAGAGGTTCCTGTTGGGGCGGTGGTTGTGTTAGATGGAAAAGTTCTTGCTAGTGCGCATAACGAAGTTGAGAGGCTTAATGACGTTACTGCGCATGCGGAGATATTGGCGATTCGCCGGGCTAGTTCAAAGCTTTCTAATTGGCGTCTTTTGGACGCTAAGCTTTTCGTTACGCTTGAGCCATGTCCCATGTGTATAGGAGCTATGTTGTTGGCGCGGATAAAGGATTTGTATTATGGCTGTTACGACCCGAGACAGGGTGCGGCTGGATCTGTGTTTGACTTGTCGAACATTCTCAATTTGCCGCATAGGATAAATGTATATCCCGAGTTATTAGCTAAGGATTCACGGTTATTGCTACAGGAATTTTTTGCAAAAAAGCGCAAACAGCAATAA